The following are from one region of the Dreissena polymorpha isolate Duluth1 chromosome 2, UMN_Dpol_1.0, whole genome shotgun sequence genome:
- the LOC127867719 gene encoding uncharacterized protein LOC127867719 translates to MLFAQGPFEVYGQVALGPTEVKPISVFECLSNVDIKFRFFLETDNKTGQLIAECDTAVLTCYLSHSSLSKYYSVKYAGKGGELDILEDNKQTRGIYTCCATYNSSSCVRRKITGPPYTHITTLHNSTPHTHTTTSHIGKAVENKILERQANSKTNATETKLDVNDNRPLLVGILVVLIIGVAVIIVLTTVIVCDKCSKQKDQNPEQTTFIRKT, encoded by the exons ATGCTTTTTGCTCAAG GACCGTTTGAAGTATATGGACAAGTTGCACTTGGACCGACAGAGGTTAAACCAATATCAGTATTCGAATGCCTATCAAATGTTGACATTAAATTTCGATTCTTTCTCGAAACGGATAACAAAACAGGACAGCTAATAGCAGAATGCGATACTGCAGTACTCACATGCTATTTGTCACATTCCTCTCTATCCAAATATTATTCAGTAAAGTACGCTGGTAAAGGTGGAGAGTTAGATATCTTAGAAGATAATAAACAGACTCGAGGCATCTACACTTGCTGCGCAACGTATAACTCTTCTAGTTGCGTCAGACGGAAAATAACGGGCCCGCCATACACACACATTACAACTTTACACAACAGCAcgccacacacacacactacaACTTCACACATCGGCAAGGCCGTTGAAAACAAAATTCTGGAGCGACAAGCGAACAGCAAAACAAACGCCACAG aaACGAAATTGGATGTGAATGATAATCGCCCTTTATTGGTAGGCATTTTGGTTGTGCTTATTATTGGTGTAGCCGTCATCATAGTATTAACAACCGTGATTGTTTGCGATA AGTGCAGCAAACAAAAAG ATCAAAATCCAGAACAAACAACTTTCATACGGAAAACTTGA